A segment of the Serratia fonticola genome:
GAGGACTATTTTCAGGGCAGCAAAATCCTTAATGACTTGCTGCAACCGGCCGTGGTCGCCCTTGCCTTTCCGCTGTACGAGCAGATACATCAGATCCGCGCACGTTGGAAATCCATCATTACCGTCTGCTTTATCGGCAGCATCACCGCGATGATCAGCGGTGGCGCCATTGCACTGCTGATGGGAGCCAAACCGGATATCGCGGCCTCCATCATGCCGAAATCGGTGACGACCCCCATAGCCATGGCGGTCGCTGAATCAATTGGTGGTATTCCGGCCATCAGCGCAGTCTGTGTGATTTTTGTCGGTATTCTGGGTGCGGTTTTTGGCCACTCTCTGCTTAGTCTGTTAAAAATCACGACCAAATCGGCACGCGGTCTGGCCATGGGTACCGCCTCACATGCGTTGGGCACCGCCCGCAGTGCAGAAATGGACTATCAGGAAGGCGCATTCAGCTCACTGGCACTGGTTATCTGTGGGATCATAACGTCGCTGACAGCGCCGTTTCTGTTTCCCATCATGCTACGCTTATTTGGCTGACAGCGATGAAACTTGCGATAAGTCTCGCATTTGTATTTTTTCTTGCATTGATTTCATCAATAACAAGATGTAAATCACAATTTAATCTGAACTGACTGCCTAGAATGTCATCCCGTTAACTTGTAGAGAGACTCCCTATGCACTCGCGTTTTCATACAACCTACAGCGAACTGCCATCGGCCTTGCAATCCGCCCTGTTGCCTTATCTGGATGCGCCTGACTTCCCTGCCATGTTCAAGGCCGACCAGGTGGAAGCGATCAAGCAACACTGTGGATTGGATGATGATGCTCTGGCATTTGCCCTGCTGCCTTTGGCGGCGGCCTGCTCGTTAACGCCGATTTCGCATTTCCACGTCGGTGCTATCGCGCGCGGTATCAGTGGTAATCTGTATTTTGGTGCCAATATGGAGTTCAGCGGCGCGCCACTGCAGCAAACCGTGCATGCTGAACAATGCGCCGTGACGCACGCCTGGCTACGGGGTGAAGCCAAGCTGGTTTCCGTCACCGTCAACTACACGCCTTGCGGCCACTGCCGTCAGTTTATGAATGAGCTCAACAGTGGCACCGACCTGCAAATCCATCTGCCTGCACGCGCCCCGGCGACGTTGGGCGATTACCTGCCGTACTCGTTCGGGCCGAAAGATCTTGCCATCAACGAGCTGCTGATGGATCCGATCGATCATGGTTTCCAACTGACGTTGGAAGATGAACTGGCGAAAGCCGCGCTGGCGGCCGCTAACCAGAGCCATGCG
Coding sequences within it:
- a CDS encoding CidB/LrgB family autolysis modulator translates to MIHTIWWSLPLTLLVFFAARKLAQWLNMPLLNPLLVSMAVIIPFLLLTGIPYEDYFQGSKILNDLLQPAVVALAFPLYEQIHQIRARWKSIITVCFIGSITAMISGGAIALLMGAKPDIAASIMPKSVTTPIAMAVAESIGGIPAISAVCVIFVGILGAVFGHSLLSLLKITTKSARGLAMGTASHALGTARSAEMDYQEGAFSSLALVICGIITSLTAPFLFPIMLRLFG
- the cdd gene encoding cytidine deaminase produces the protein MHSRFHTTYSELPSALQSALLPYLDAPDFPAMFKADQVEAIKQHCGLDDDALAFALLPLAAACSLTPISHFHVGAIARGISGNLYFGANMEFSGAPLQQTVHAEQCAVTHAWLRGEAKLVSVTVNYTPCGHCRQFMNELNSGTDLQIHLPARAPATLGDYLPYSFGPKDLAINELLMDPIDHGFQLTLEDELAKAALAAANQSHAPYSTAHSGVALEAEDGTIYAGRYAENAAFNPSLPPLQAALILLNLSGGHCQKIRRAVLAEAEGAILTQWDATRATLEALGCQDVQRVTF